From the genome of Streptomyces sp. NBC_00523:
GAGTTGCGCAGCCGCTCGACCTGGTCGATGACCTGCTGCGCCGGGTCCTCGGGAAGCTCGGGGAGGTCGCTCTTCGCGGAGTACTCGGCGGCGGCGATGCCCGCGCGGCGTCCGAAGACGTTGATGTCGAGCAGCGAGTTGGTGCCGAGGCGGTTGGCGCCGTGCACCGACACACAGGCGACCTCGCCGGCGGCGTACAGGCCCGGGACGACGGTGGTGTTGTCGGCCAGCACCTCGCCCTCGACGTTGGTCGGGATGCCGCCCATGGCGTAGTGCGCGGTCGGCTGGATCGGGATCGGGTCCGTGTAGGGCTCGATGCCGAGGTACGTACGCGCGAACTCGGTGATGTCCGGGAGCTTGGCGTCCAGCTGCTCCGGCGGGAGGTGCGTCAGGTCGAGGTAGACGTGGTCGCCCTCGGGACCGCAGCCGCGGCCCTCGCGGATCTCCGTGTAGATGGAGCGGGACACGACGTCACGGGACGCGAGGTCCTTCATGACGGGCGCGTACTTCTCCATGAAGCGCTCGCCGTCCTTGTTGCGGAGGATGCCGCCCTCACCGCGGGCGCCCTCCGTCAGCAGGATGCCCATGCGCCAGATGCCGGTCGGGTGGAACTGGAAGAACTCCATGTCCTCCAGCGGCAGACCCCGGCGGTAGCAGGCGGCCTGGCCGTCACCGGTCAGGGTGTGCGCGTTCGACGTCACCTTGAAGAACTTGCCGGTGCCGCCGGAGGCGTAGATGACCGCCTTCGCGCGGAAGACGTGGATCTCACCGGTGGCCAGCTCGTAGGCGACGACGCCGGCGGACTTCTTGACGCCGTCCTCCTCGACCACCAGCTGGTCCAGGACGTAGAACTCGTTGAAGAACTCCACGCCCTCCTTGACGCAGTTCTGGTAGAGCGTCTGGAGGATCATGTGGCCGGTGCGGTCGCCCGAGTAGCACGCGCGGCGGACCGGGGCCTCGCCGTGGTTGCGGGAGTGACCGCCGAAGCGACGCTGGTCGATCTTGCCCTCGGGCGTGCGGCCGAACGGCAGGCCCATCTTCTCCAGGTCGAGAACGGCGTCGATGGCCTCCTTCGCCAGGATCTCGGCGGCGTCCTGGTCGACCAGGTAGTCACCGCCCTTGATCGTGTCGAAGGTGTGCCACTCCCAGTTGTCCTCCTCCACGTTGGCCAGCGCGGCGGCCATGCCGCCCTGCGCGGCGCCCGTGTGGGAGCGGGTGGGGTAGAGCTTGGTCAGCACGGCGGTGCGGCTGCGCTTGGTCGACTCGATGGCCGCGCGCATGCCGGCGCCGCCGGCGCCGACGATGACGGTGTCGTACGTGTGGATCTGCATGGTTTACCTCTGGTCCTTCGGGCCCGGCGCCTAGCGGATGTTCGGGTCGAAGGTGAAGATCACCAGCGTGCCCAGCAGGACGGTGAACACCGTGGCGGTGTACAGCAGCATCTTCAGCCAGAAGCGGGTGTTGTCCCGTTCGGCGTAGTCGTTGATGACCGTACGCAGACCGTTGGCGCCGTGCAGCATGGCGAGCCACAGCATCGCCAGGTCCCAGACCTGCCAGAACGGCGAGGCCCAGCGGCCCGCCACGAAGGCGAAGCCGATCTTGGACACGCCGCCGTCCAGCACCAGCTGGATCAGCAGGTGGCCGAGGACGAGGACGACCAGCACGATGCCCGACAGGCGCATGAAGAGCCAGGCGTACATCTCGAAGTTGGTGCGCGAGCCCTTGGGGGTCTTGCCGGTCCGCTTGCGCGGCGGCTCGATGACGGGGGCCGGGTTGTCGACGTCGTACAAGGAAACGCCTTCGACGGCGCCGATCGCGGAAGTCTCGGTGGACATGGGCCTCAGCTCCCGAAGAGTTCGCGTACGGCGTGGCCGAGCACGGGGTACAGGGCACCCAGCATCAGCACGATCCAGATGCCCAGCACGACCCAGAGCATCTGCTTCTGAACGCGCGGGCCCTTGGCCCAGAAGTCCACGGCGACGATGCGCAGACCGTTCAGCGCGTGGAAGAGAATCGCGGCCACCAGGCCGTATTCGAGCAGCGCGACGATCGGCGTCTTGTACGTGGACACGACGTCGTCGTAGGCCTCGGGGGAGACGCGGACGAGGGCGGTGTCCAGGACATGAACGAACAGGAAGAAGAAAATGAGGACACCGGTGACTCGATGAGCCACCCAGGACCACATGCCTTCCCGGCCGCGGTACAGCGTTCCAGCCGGCACGGAAGAACCCTCCGGGAGCGGGGATTGGGGTCGGCCGGCTTGACTGTCGGTCTGACCCGGCCGGGTACGGTCCACCGGCCCCGGCCATCGTAGCGACGGTTTGTCGGTTCGATCGCGCGGGGCCCTCCGGTGTGATCAAAGTGGCAACGAAACAGGCACGGACGGGCTATGGACAGCCCTCCGCGACCCTGCTCGGCCCCTCCGTGCGGGGGAATCCGGCCCGCCCGGCCCGTCCGCAACCCGTTATCGACTCGATACCAACGCGGCCAGTCGACCCCGGGCGAGTCGCCGCATTTCGTCCGCCGCGACCGCCCGCTCCCGGTCCTCCTCGTGCCCCAGCCGGGCCCGGATGCCGGCCAGGACCTGGTCCGGGTGCTCGGCAGGCGGATAGCCGTCCAGGCAGATCACGAAGGCGTGGCCGAACCTGCGTTCGTACTCGGCGTGGGCGGCGGCCAGTGCGAGATGGGCGGAGCGCGGCGCGTCCGGCCGCAGCCCCGGTGACTCCTCGGCCGCCAGCGCCTCGGCATGATCGGCGGGGGCCAGGTCGTAGGCCGCCTCGTCGGCCGCGGCGAGCAGCGCGTCCGTGTCCGGGTAGGGGCGGTGGTCGGCGAGCCGGCGCGCCCAGGCCGCGCTGCCGAAGCACTCCAGGAGGGCCGCCTCGGCCTCGGGGGCGGGCGCGCCGTTGAACCGGGGCAGGCCCCAGGCGTGCGGGGCGGACCGGGCGGGGGCGCCGCTGCGGCTCTGTACGGGCACGGCGGTGCGCCGGGCGGGCCGGGGCGGCTGCTCGGGAAGGCCGGCGTGGGACTCGCTGGACCTGGACAGCGGGAGCTCCCGAATGGAGAGATGAAGGGGGACTCGGATGTGAAGGAAGCTCAACGCTAGCGAGGAGGGGATAAGGGTGGGCGAAGGATGCGCGAATTTCACCCGGACGGGAGAGTTTCGCGATGCCTGGCGAGCGGTTGTGTGAGGAGAATGCCCGGTTACCTCCCTTCATCTGCCCCTTTTCCTCGTAGTTCTGCTCCCTTTACTCCGACCCGCCCCTGACTTTTCCCTGACCCGCCTCTGACTTTTCTCCCCCCACGTTTCTCCGAACCGGAGGTTTCTGACTGATGGCATCCTCACGCGGCGCCCTCCTGGCCGTGACGGCGGTGGCCGCGGCGAGCGTCGTGCTCGTCGGCTGCGGCGGCTCC
Proteins encoded in this window:
- the sdhC gene encoding succinate dehydrogenase, cytochrome b556 subunit → MPAGTLYRGREGMWSWVAHRVTGVLIFFFLFVHVLDTALVRVSPEAYDDVVSTYKTPIVALLEYGLVAAILFHALNGLRIVAVDFWAKGPRVQKQMLWVVLGIWIVLMLGALYPVLGHAVRELFGS
- a CDS encoding 2-oxo-4-hydroxy-4-carboxy-5-ureidoimidazoline decarboxylase, giving the protein MPVQSRSGAPARSAPHAWGLPRFNGAPAPEAEAALLECFGSAAWARRLADHRPYPDTDALLAAADEAAYDLAPADHAEALAAEESPGLRPDAPRSAHLALAAAHAEYERRFGHAFVICLDGYPPAEHPDQVLAGIRARLGHEEDRERAVAADEMRRLARGRLAALVSSR
- a CDS encoding succinate dehydrogenase hydrophobic membrane anchor subunit, whose amino-acid sequence is MSTETSAIGAVEGVSLYDVDNPAPVIEPPRKRTGKTPKGSRTNFEMYAWLFMRLSGIVLVVLVLGHLLIQLVLDGGVSKIGFAFVAGRWASPFWQVWDLAMLWLAMLHGANGLRTVINDYAERDNTRFWLKMLLYTATVFTVLLGTLVIFTFDPNIR
- the sdhA gene encoding succinate dehydrogenase flavoprotein subunit codes for the protein MQIHTYDTVIVGAGGAGMRAAIESTKRSRTAVLTKLYPTRSHTGAAQGGMAAALANVEEDNWEWHTFDTIKGGDYLVDQDAAEILAKEAIDAVLDLEKMGLPFGRTPEGKIDQRRFGGHSRNHGEAPVRRACYSGDRTGHMILQTLYQNCVKEGVEFFNEFYVLDQLVVEEDGVKKSAGVVAYELATGEIHVFRAKAVIYASGGTGKFFKVTSNAHTLTGDGQAACYRRGLPLEDMEFFQFHPTGIWRMGILLTEGARGEGGILRNKDGERFMEKYAPVMKDLASRDVVSRSIYTEIREGRGCGPEGDHVYLDLTHLPPEQLDAKLPDITEFARTYLGIEPYTDPIPIQPTAHYAMGGIPTNVEGEVLADNTTVVPGLYAAGEVACVSVHGANRLGTNSLLDINVFGRRAGIAAAEYSAKSDLPELPEDPAQQVIDQVERLRNSTGTERVAAIRQELQECMDANVMVFRTEQTIKTAVDKIAELRKRYLDVSVQDKGKRFNTDLLEAIELGNLLDLAEVMATSALARKESRGGHYREDYPNRDDVNFMRHTMAYREVAEDGTESIRLDYKPVVTTRYQPMERKY